One segment of Chloroflexota bacterium DNA contains the following:
- a CDS encoding radical SAM protein, with protein sequence MQTITTSIEPGYIALYNSGELERRTHTLEARLASCDICPRECQVNRLVNELSFCRSGHLPIVSAVCAHQGEEPAISGNGGSGTIFFGNCNMKCVYCQNYQISQNPPKQKSKEMDCRTLAERMLYLQEELGCHNINFVSPSHFVPQLVRAVLEAVPMGLRVPLVYNTSSYDSLASLRELEGIISVYLPDLRYASDQWAKKFSQAPNYVALARQAIKEMYRQVGDLVVDEFDVAQRGVIVRHLILPNSLAGSEESLLWLAREFGHTVTVSIMSQYAPMHRAPRVPLLSRTISTAEYEVVMRLLSDAGLENGWVQEMDASQNYLPDFEREGHPFSSTPGAGR encoded by the coding sequence ATGCAGACGATCACAACATCTATCGAGCCCGGCTATATTGCCCTGTACAATTCTGGTGAATTGGAGCGCCGCACTCATACCTTGGAGGCCAGGTTAGCCTCTTGCGACATCTGTCCCAGGGAATGCCAGGTCAACCGGTTGGTAAACGAGCTGAGTTTCTGCCGCTCTGGTCATTTGCCAATAGTCTCGGCGGTCTGTGCTCATCAAGGCGAAGAGCCTGCCATCTCAGGTAACGGAGGGTCGGGAACAATATTCTTTGGCAACTGCAATATGAAGTGCGTCTATTGCCAAAACTACCAGATAAGCCAGAATCCGCCAAAGCAAAAATCAAAGGAGATGGATTGCCGCACTCTGGCAGAGAGAATGCTCTACCTTCAAGAGGAACTGGGCTGCCATAATATCAACTTTGTTTCACCGTCCCACTTCGTTCCCCAACTGGTGCGGGCAGTCCTGGAAGCCGTACCTATGGGCCTTCGAGTGCCACTGGTCTATAATACTAGTAGTTATGACTCCCTGGCTTCGCTGAGAGAGCTTGAGGGCATAATAAGCGTTTACCTGCCTGACCTAAGGTACGCCTCTGATCAGTGGGCCAAGAAGTTTTCCCAGGCTCCCAATTATGTGGCGCTGGCCCGTCAGGCTATCAAGGAGATGTACAGGCAGGTTGGGGATTTGGTAGTGGATGAATTCGATGTGGCGCAGCGGGGAGTAATTGTGAGACATCTAATTCTTCCCAACAGTCTGGCGGGTAGTGAGGAATCGCTACTCTGGCTGGCTCGGGAGTTCGGTCACACGGTTACGGTCAGCATAATGTCCCAGTACGCACCTATGCACCGAGCACCGCGAGTCCCGCTTCTTTCCCGGACAATCTCCACAGCCGAGTATGAAGTGGTCATGAGGTTACTCTCTGACGCAGGGCTGGAGAATGGCTGGGTGCAGGAGATGGACGCATCACAAAACTATCTTCCTGACTTTGAACGAGAAGGTCATCCCTTCTCTTCCACTCCGGGAGCTGGTCGATAG